A region from the Danaus plexippus chromosome 26, MEX_DaPlex, whole genome shotgun sequence genome encodes:
- the LOC116774445 gene encoding uncharacterized protein LOC116774445 translates to MGIENMRRWPMYIVFALCILLTLSLLNSWSMETELQNRLGEVSSQLQECSRQQTSCMEESLRFQQQRDNYNSKVNDLEGLKGKLASDVSDFRTRLAKSEIQVNRTLVDVELCKTELESLKNLQVSKTATLETLRLEKETLTTQLEERKKRIEELEKEIAKLKVAMTTKSAPNPPLPSKVTPAAQPLKLSPALNANNPINEPVIEDNAKEELEDPSALNEPDNFERE, encoded by the coding sequence ATGGGTATAGAAAACATGCGTCGTTGGCCAATGTATATCGTTTTCGCTTTATGCATTTTACTTACCCTTTCACTATTAAATAGTTGGAGTATGGAGACTGAATTACAAAATCGACTAGGGGAGGTGAGTTCGCAGCTTCAAGAATGTTCACGTCAACAGACTTCATGTATGGAAGAATCTTTACGATTTCAACAACAACGAGATAACTATAACTCCAAAGTTAACGATCTAGAGGGTTTGAAAGGTAAACTAGCTAGCGACGTTTCCGATTTCAGAACCAGACTTGCCAAATCAGAAATTCAAGTCAACCGGACTTTAGTGGATGTAGAGTTATGTAAAACTGAATTAGAATCACTTAAGAATTTACAGGTGAGTAAAACAGCGACTCTCGAAACATTAAGGCTAGAAAAAGAAACTTTAACAACTCAGCTAGAAGAGAGAAAGAAACGAATTGAGGAACTGGAGAAAGAAATTGCTAAACTGAAAGTGGCCATGACTACAAAAAGTGCTCCGAATCCTCCACTCCCTTCAAAAGTTACTCCAGCAGCCCAACCACTTAAACTCAGCCCAGCCCTGAATGCAAATAACCCAATAAATGAACCAGTCATAGAAGATAATGCTAAGGAAGAGTTGGAAGACCCTAGTGCACTTAACGAACCAGATAACTTTGAACGTGAATAG
- the LOC116774344 gene encoding uncharacterized protein LOC116774344 — translation MSNLPKTPQKRKSRIITTSIKDKQDNPTTPPSKQQSACNFITWYKRLIDGDRQSLGLYLSDDVVLEWFGRTVKTRKKVSTFLKYDMQCSKHDFTTVEATDKIQTRNEQSHSFVDTVLASPLSSPELNIPNTQKNGKRKLEICGSPQWADGCNPDEVEIKCKRQKQHNESLDIKHLSNENNNDISNFGDGSFNQKHKQANTTPPNLECGQGDCKPSTSGTSSENMHETLNGQLPKLAVECNGYIQFTRTRNKRSLDCMKWERKCKVQISYSDDPLNAGEYIIWALRYSDESKCRRNLLTAFEEAAND, via the exons ATGTCAAATTTACCAAAGACTCCACAGAAGAGAAAAAGtagaataataacaacatCAATAAAAGATAAGCAAGATAATCCCACAACCCCACCTTCAAAACAACAATCtgcttgtaattttataacatggtACAAGAGATTGATTGATGGTGACCGTCAGAGTCTTGGTTTGTATTTATCAGATGATGTAGTCTTAGAATGGTTTGGCAGAACTGTCAAAACAAGAAAGAAAGTATCAACATTCCTTAAATATGACATGCAATGTTCCAAACATGATTTCACAACTGTAGAGGCCACAGACAAAATCCAGACGAGGAATGAGCAATCACACAG TTTTGTGGATACAGTTTTGGCAAGTCCTCTCAGTTCACCCGAATTAAACATTCCAAATACTCAAAAAAATGGTAAAAGAAAACTCGAAATCTGTGGCAGTCCACAATGGGCTGACGGGTGCAATCCTGACGAAgtagaaattaaatgtaaaaggcAAAAACAGCACAATGAATCTCtggatataaaacatttgagtaatgaaaataacaatgaCATATCCAATTTTGGGGATGGCAGCTTCAATCAGAAACATAAACAGGCTAATACAACCCCACCGAACTTGGAGTGTGGTCAAGGAGACTGTAAACCGTCTACCAGCGGTACGAGCTCAGAAAACATGCATGAAACTTTGAATGGCCAACTGCCGAAGCTAGCAGTTGAATGTAATGGCTACATACAGTTCACAAGAACAAGGAACAAACGCAGTCTGGACTGTATGAAATGGGAACGGAAATGTAAAGTTCAAATAAGTTATTCCGATGACCCTCTTAATGCCGGTGAGTATATCATTTGGGCCTTACGCTACAGTGATGAGAGCAAATGCAGACGGAATTTGTTGACTGCATTTGAAGAAGCGGCAAATGATTGA